A single Pseudomonas sp. MM223 DNA region contains:
- the algU gene encoding RNA polymerase sigma-H factor (*Name algU): protein MLTQEEDQQLVERVQRGDRRAFDLLVLKYQHKILGLIVRFVHDTHEAQDVAQEAFIKAYRALGNFRGDSAFYTWLYRIAINTAKNYLVSRGRRPPDSDVSSEDAEFYDGDHGLKDLESPERSLLRDEIEGTVHRTIQQLPEDLRTALTLREFDGLSYEDIASVMQCPVGTVRSRIFRAREAIDKALQPLLQET from the coding sequence ATGCTAACCCAGGAAGAGGATCAGCAGCTTGTCGAGCGCGTTCAGCGCGGTGACAGGCGAGCGTTCGATCTGTTGGTGCTGAAGTATCAGCACAAGATTCTCGGGTTGATCGTGCGGTTCGTTCACGACACCCACGAGGCCCAGGATGTAGCACAGGAAGCCTTTATCAAGGCCTACCGTGCGCTTGGCAATTTTCGCGGTGACAGTGCGTTTTATACCTGGCTGTACCGCATCGCCATCAACACGGCGAAGAACTACCTGGTGTCCCGTGGAAGACGGCCACCAGACAGCGATGTGAGCTCCGAGGATGCGGAGTTTTACGACGGCGATCATGGCCTCAAGGATCTCGAGTCCCCAGAGCGCTCGTTGTTGCGGGATGAAATCGAAGGCACTGTCCATCGCACCATCCAGCAACTGCCCGAAGACCTGCGTACGGCCTTGACCCTGCGCGAGTTTGACGGACTGAGTTACGAAGACATTGCCAGTGTCATGCAATGTCCGGTGGGTACCGTGCGCTCTCGAATCTTCCGCGCTCGGGAGGCCATAGACAAAGCCCTGCAGCCGTTGTTGCAGGAAACCTGA
- the degP gene encoding Periplasmic serine endoprotease DegP (*Name degP), protein MSTPRLKSYLSMFAAVLMLGQVLTAQAEEALPDFTTLVEQASPAVVNISTKQKLPDRRVAAGQMPDLEGLPPMFREFFERNMPQQPRSPRGDRQREAQSLGSGFIISSDGYVLTNNHVVADADEIIVRLSDRSELQAKLVGTDPRTDVALLKVEGKNLPIVKLGDSEKLKVGEWVLAIGSPFGFDHSVTKGIVSAKGRTLPNETYVPFIQTDVAINPGNSGGPLFNMKGEVVGINSQIFTRSGGFMGLSFAIPIDVAIDVSNQLKKDGKVSRGWLGVVIQEVNKDLAESFGLDKPAGALVAQVLEDGPAAKGGLQVGDVILSMNGQPIVMSADLPHLVGSLKDGEKAKLEIIRNGKRQTLDVGVGAMPDDDADIGTGAEGSAERSSNRLGVSVADLTAEQKKSLELKGGVVIKEVQDGPAAMIGLRPGDVISHLNNQAIGSAKEFTEIAKEPPKNRSVSMRVLRQGRASFITFKLAE, encoded by the coding sequence ATGTCAACACCACGCTTGAAATCCTACCTATCGATGTTCGCTGCGGTGCTCATGCTCGGCCAGGTGCTCACCGCCCAGGCCGAGGAAGCCCTGCCGGACTTCACCACGCTGGTCGAGCAGGCCTCGCCGGCCGTGGTCAACATCAGTACCAAGCAAAAGCTGCCGGACCGTCGCGTTGCCGCAGGGCAGATGCCGGACCTGGAAGGCCTGCCACCGATGTTCCGCGAGTTCTTTGAGCGCAACATGCCGCAGCAGCCGCGTTCGCCGCGTGGCGATCGCCAGCGTGAGGCGCAATCGCTGGGTTCGGGCTTCATCATTTCCAGCGATGGTTATGTGCTGACCAACAACCACGTGGTGGCCGACGCCGACGAAATCATCGTGCGCCTGTCGGACCGCAGCGAGCTGCAGGCAAAGCTGGTCGGCACAGACCCGCGCACCGACGTGGCCCTGCTCAAGGTAGAAGGCAAGAACCTGCCTATCGTGAAGTTGGGTGATTCCGAGAAGCTCAAGGTGGGTGAGTGGGTGCTGGCCATCGGTTCGCCGTTCGGTTTCGACCATTCTGTGACCAAAGGTATCGTCAGTGCCAAGGGCCGTACCCTGCCTAACGAGACCTATGTGCCGTTCATCCAGACCGACGTGGCCATCAACCCGGGTAACTCGGGTGGCCCGTTGTTTAACATGAAGGGCGAAGTGGTGGGTATCAACTCGCAGATCTTCACCCGTTCCGGCGGCTTCATGGGCCTTTCGTTCGCCATTCCAATCGATGTGGCGATCGATGTGTCCAACCAGTTGAAGAAAGATGGCAAGGTCAGCCGCGGCTGGCTGGGCGTGGTGATTCAAGAGGTCAACAAGGACCTGGCTGAATCCTTCGGCCTGGACAAGCCGGCGGGTGCGCTGGTGGCCCAGGTGCTGGAAGACGGCCCGGCAGCCAAGGGCGGCCTGCAGGTGGGTGACGTGATCCTGAGCATGAACGGCCAGCCGATCGTCATGTCGGCCGACTTGCCGCACCTGGTCGGTAGCCTCAAGGATGGCGAAAAGGCCAAGCTGGAGATCATCCGCAACGGCAAGCGCCAGACCCTGGACGTGGGTGTCGGCGCCATGCCGGATGACGATGCCGACATCGGTACCGGTGCCGAAGGCAGCGCCGAGCGTAGCAGCAACCGCCTGGGCGTTTCGGTGGCCGACCTGACCGCCGAGCAGAAAAAGTCCCTCGAACTCAAGGGCGGCGTGGTTATCAAGGAAGTGCAGGATGGCCCGGCAGCGATGATCGGTCTGCGTCCGGGTGATGTCATCAGCCACCTGAACAACCAGGCCATCGGTTCAGCCAAGGAATTCACCGAAATCGCCAAGGAGCCGCCAAAGAACCGCTCGGTGTCCATGCGTGTGCTGCGTCAGGGACGTGCCAGCTTCATCACCTTCAAGCTCGCTGAATAA
- the lepA_2 gene encoding Elongation factor 4 (*Name lepA_2) → MSDLSHIRNFSIIAHIDHGKSTLADRFIQMCGGLSAREMEAQVLDSMDLERERGITIKAHSVTLHYKAQDGKTYQLNFIDTPGHVDFTYEVSRSLAACEGALLVVDAGQGVEAQSVANCYTAIEQGLEVMPVLNKMDLPQADPDRVKDEIEKIIGIDATDAVACSAKSGMGVDEVLERLVHTIPAPEGEIDAPLQALIIDSWFDNYLGVVSLVRVRQGRVKKGDKILVKSTGKVHLVDSVGVFTPKHTQTADLKAGEVGFIIASIKDIHGAPVGDTLTLSSTPEVEVLAGFKKIQPQVYAGLFPVSPTISKTSATPCRSSP, encoded by the coding sequence GTGAGTGATTTGAGTCATATCCGCAATTTCTCCATCATCGCCCACATCGACCATGGCAAGTCGACGCTGGCCGACCGTTTCATCCAGATGTGCGGTGGCCTGTCGGCACGCGAAATGGAAGCCCAGGTGCTTGATTCGATGGACCTGGAGCGCGAACGCGGGATTACCATCAAAGCCCACAGCGTCACGCTTCATTATAAGGCGCAGGACGGCAAGACCTACCAGCTGAACTTCATCGACACCCCCGGCCACGTCGACTTCACCTACGAAGTCTCGCGCTCGCTGGCGGCTTGTGAAGGCGCACTGTTGGTGGTGGACGCCGGCCAAGGTGTTGAAGCCCAGTCCGTGGCCAACTGCTACACCGCCATCGAGCAGGGCCTGGAAGTCATGCCGGTCCTGAACAAGATGGACCTGCCCCAGGCCGACCCGGACCGCGTCAAGGACGAGATCGAGAAGATCATCGGCATCGACGCCACCGACGCCGTGGCCTGCAGCGCCAAGAGCGGCATGGGCGTGGACGAGGTGCTTGAGCGCCTGGTACACACCATCCCGGCGCCCGAAGGCGAGATCGACGCGCCTCTGCAGGCGCTGATCATCGACTCCTGGTTCGACAACTACCTGGGCGTAGTCTCGCTGGTGCGTGTGCGCCAGGGCCGCGTCAAGAAGGGCGACAAGATCCTGGTCAAGTCCACCGGCAAGGTGCACCTGGTCGACAGCGTGGGTGTGTTCACCCCGAAACACACCCAGACCGCTGATCTGAAAGCCGGCGAAGTAGGCTTCATCATCGCCAGCATCAAGGACATTCACGGTGCGCCGGTGGGCGACACCCTGACCTTGTCCTCGACCCCCGAGGTCGAAGTGCTGGCAGGCTTCAAGAAAATCCAGCCACAGGTCTACGCCGGCCTGTTCCCGGTCAGCCCGACGATTTCGAAGACTTCCGCGACGCCTTGCAGAAGCTCACCCTGA
- the lepA_1 gene encoding Elongation factor 4 (*Name lepA_1) yields the protein MQKLTLNDSSLQYMPESSDALGFGFRCGFLGMLHMEIIQERLEREYDLDLITTAPSVIYELELKTGETIIVDNPSKLPDVSSVTDFREPIVTATILVPQEHLGNVITLCIEKRGVQRDMQFLGSQVQVRYDMPMNEVVLDFFDRLKSTSRGYASLDYHFDRYQSANLVKLDVLINGDKVDALALIVHRDNAAYKGRALTEKMKELIPRQMFDVAIQAAIGGQIIARTTVKALRKNVLAKCYGGDVSRKKKLLEKQKAGKKRMKQVGNVEIPQEAFLAVLRLDS from the coding sequence TTGCAGAAGCTCACCCTGAACGACTCGTCGCTGCAGTACATGCCGGAAAGCTCCGACGCCCTGGGCTTCGGCTTCCGTTGCGGTTTCCTTGGCATGCTGCACATGGAGATCATTCAGGAGCGCCTGGAGCGCGAATACGACCTGGACCTGATCACCACCGCGCCGAGCGTGATCTACGAGCTTGAGCTCAAGACCGGCGAAACCATCATTGTCGATAACCCGTCAAAGCTGCCGGACGTCTCGTCTGTCACCGACTTCCGCGAGCCGATCGTCACCGCGACCATCCTGGTACCGCAGGAGCACCTGGGTAACGTCATCACCTTGTGCATCGAGAAACGCGGCGTGCAGCGCGACATGCAGTTCCTCGGCAGCCAGGTGCAGGTGCGTTACGACATGCCGATGAACGAAGTGGTCCTCGACTTCTTCGACCGTCTCAAGTCCACCAGCCGCGGCTATGCTTCGCTGGATTATCATTTTGATCGCTACCAGTCGGCCAACCTGGTCAAGCTGGACGTACTGATCAACGGCGACAAGGTCGATGCCCTGGCATTGATCGTGCACCGTGACAATGCGGCCTACAAAGGCCGTGCGTTGACCGAGAAGATGAAGGAACTGATCCCTCGGCAGATGTTCGACGTAGCGATCCAGGCAGCCATTGGCGGCCAGATCATTGCGCGGACAACCGTCAAGGCGCTCAGAAAGAACGTACTGGCCAAGTGCTACGGTGGTGACGTCAGCCGTAAGAAGAAACTGCTGGAGAAGCAGAAGGCCGGTAAGAAACGCATGAAACAGGTAGGCAACGTGGAAATTCCACAGGAAGCCTTCCTCGCCGTGCTCAGGTTGGATAGCTAG
- the sdhE gene encoding FAD assembly factor SdhE (*Name sdhE) — MVEQTELNRLFWHSRRGMLELDVLLVPFTQEVYSTLNEADRELYVRLLSCEDQDMFGWFMERTESEDPELQRMVRIILDRVQPK, encoded by the coding sequence ATGGTCGAACAAACTGAACTCAACCGGCTTTTCTGGCACAGCCGCCGTGGCATGCTGGAACTGGACGTACTGCTGGTGCCTTTCACCCAGGAAGTCTACTCCACCCTCAACGAGGCCGACCGCGAACTGTACGTGCGTCTGTTGAGCTGCGAGGATCAGGACATGTTCGGCTGGTTCATGGAGCGCACCGAGTCCGAAGACCCAGAGCTGCAGCGCATGGTCCGCATCATCCTGGACCGTGTCCAGCCCAAGTGA
- the sasA_12 gene encoding Adaptive-response sensory-kinase SasA (*Name sasA_12) has translation MRDNGSLRGRLLGNLALLLVVLMLASGLSAYWNGREAADTAYDRTLLASARTIAAGLSQRDGSLSADVPYVALDTFAYDSAGRIYYQVLDIKQRLISGYENLPPPPPGTPRTDDYPALARFYNATYLGQNVRVVSLLKAVSEPNMNGMAEIRVAETEEARVRMARGLMADTLLRLGMLALGALVMVWFAVSAALRPLERLRTAVEERQPDDLRALPVVQVQRELSPLVRALNHFTERLRGQFERQAQFIADAAHELRTPLAALKARVELGLRSTEPQEWRQTLESAAQGTDRLTHLANQLLSLARVENGARAIAEGGAQRLDLSQLARELGMAMAPLAHKRGVALALEAEAPVWLKGEPTLLNELLSNLVDNALAHTPAGGNVILRVVAPAVLEVEDDGPGIPEAERERVFERFYRRSAQGSGLGLAIVGEICRAHLAQVSLHDGENGGLRVRVSFIAD, from the coding sequence ATGCGTGACAACGGCAGCTTGCGCGGGCGCCTGCTGGGCAACCTGGCCTTGCTGCTGGTGGTGCTGATGCTGGCCAGCGGCCTGAGTGCCTACTGGAACGGCCGCGAAGCCGCCGACACGGCCTACGACCGCACCTTGCTGGCCTCGGCGCGGACCATTGCCGCCGGCCTTTCGCAGCGTGACGGTTCGCTGAGCGCGGATGTGCCCTACGTGGCGCTGGACACCTTCGCCTACGACAGTGCCGGGCGTATTTACTACCAAGTGCTGGATATCAAGCAGCGGCTTATTTCCGGCTACGAGAACCTGCCACCGCCGCCGCCCGGCACGCCACGTACCGATGACTACCCGGCCTTGGCGCGGTTTTACAACGCCACCTACCTGGGCCAGAACGTGCGTGTGGTCAGCCTGCTGAAAGCAGTGAGCGAACCGAACATGAACGGCATGGCGGAAATCCGCGTGGCCGAGACCGAGGAGGCGCGGGTGCGCATGGCCCGTGGGTTGATGGCCGACACCCTGCTGCGCCTGGGCATGCTGGCGCTGGGCGCGCTGGTGATGGTGTGGTTTGCCGTGAGCGCGGCATTGCGGCCGCTGGAGCGACTGCGCACGGCGGTGGAGGAGCGCCAGCCAGACGATTTGCGGGCGTTGCCGGTGGTGCAGGTACAGCGCGAGCTAAGCCCGTTGGTGCGGGCCTTGAACCACTTTACCGAGCGTTTGCGCGGCCAGTTCGAGCGCCAGGCACAGTTCATCGCCGATGCCGCCCATGAATTGCGCACGCCGTTGGCTGCCCTGAAGGCACGGGTAGAACTGGGCTTGCGCTCGACCGAACCGCAGGAGTGGCGACAGACGCTGGAATCTGCGGCCCAGGGTACTGACCGCCTGACACACCTGGCCAACCAGCTGCTCTCGTTGGCGCGGGTCGAGAACGGGGCCCGGGCCATTGCCGAAGGCGGCGCGCAGCGCCTGGACCTGAGCCAGCTGGCCCGTGAGCTGGGCATGGCCATGGCGCCTCTGGCGCACAAGCGCGGGGTGGCGCTGGCCCTGGAAGCCGAGGCTCCGGTATGGCTAAAGGGTGAGCCGACGCTGCTCAACGAGCTGTTGAGTAACCTTGTGGACAACGCCCTGGCCCATACGCCGGCTGGCGGCAACGTGATTTTGCGGGTGGTGGCGCCAGCGGTGCTGGAAGTGGAAGACGACGGGCCGGGTATTCCCGAGGCCGAGCGCGAGCGGGTGTTCGAGCGGTTCTACCGGCGCAGTGCGCAGGGAAGCGGGCTTGGGCTGGCGATTGTCGGCGAGATTTGCCGGGCGCACCTGGCGCAGGTCAGCCTGCATGATGGCGAGAACGGCGGGCTGCGGGTAAGGGTGAGTTTCATCGCTGATTGA
- the nadB gene encoding L-aspartate oxidase (*Name nadB), producing the protein MSQQFQHDVLVIGSGAAGLSLALNLPSHLRVAVLSKGDLANGSTFWAQGGVAAVLDNTDTVQSHVEDTLNAGGGLCHEEAVRFTVEHSREAIQWLIEQGVPFTRDEHYSVDDGGFEFHLTREGGHSHRRIIHAADATGAAIFTTLLEQARRRPNIQLLEQRVAVDLITERRLGLPGERCLGAYVLDRNTGEVDTFGARFTVLATGGAAKVYLYTSNPDGACGDGIAMAWRAGCRVANLEFNQFHPTCLYHPQAKSFLITEALRGEGALLRLPNGERFMPRFDPREELAPRDIVARAIDHEMKRLGVDCVYLDITHKPADFIMGHFPTVYERCLAFGIDITRQPIPVVPAAHYTCGGVMVDDRGHTDVPGLYAIGETSFTGLHGANRMASNSLLECFVYGRAAAADIEAHLEQVAMPKALPGWDASQVTDSDEDVIIAHNWDELRRFMWDYVGIVRTSKRLQRAQHRIRLLLDEIDEFYSNYKVSRDLIELRNLAQVAELMILSAMQRKESRGLHYTLDYPGMLDEAKDTILSPL; encoded by the coding sequence ATGAGCCAACAATTCCAACATGATGTCCTGGTGATCGGCAGCGGTGCCGCCGGTCTCAGCCTGGCACTGAACCTTCCCAGCCACCTGCGTGTTGCCGTGCTCAGCAAGGGCGACCTGGCCAACGGCTCGACCTTCTGGGCCCAGGGCGGGGTCGCAGCAGTGCTGGACAACACCGATACAGTGCAGTCGCATGTCGAGGACACCCTCAATGCTGGCGGCGGCCTGTGCCACGAAGAGGCGGTGCGTTTCACCGTCGAACACAGCCGCGAAGCCATCCAGTGGCTGATCGAGCAAGGCGTGCCCTTTACCCGCGACGAGCACTACAGCGTTGACGACGGCGGCTTTGAATTCCACCTCACCCGCGAGGGCGGCCATAGCCACCGGCGCATCATCCACGCCGCCGACGCCACCGGCGCAGCCATTTTCACCACACTGCTGGAACAGGCACGCCGGCGCCCGAACATCCAGTTGCTGGAACAGCGCGTGGCGGTCGACCTGATCACCGAACGCCGCCTGGGCCTGCCTGGCGAGCGCTGCCTGGGCGCCTACGTGCTCGACCGCAATACCGGCGAGGTGGACACCTTCGGTGCGCGCTTCACCGTGCTGGCCACCGGCGGTGCGGCCAAGGTCTACCTCTATACCAGCAACCCCGATGGCGCCTGCGGTGACGGCATCGCCATGGCCTGGCGAGCGGGATGCCGGGTGGCGAACCTGGAATTCAACCAGTTCCATCCAACCTGCCTGTACCACCCGCAGGCCAAAAGCTTCCTGATCACCGAAGCCCTGCGCGGTGAAGGTGCGCTGCTGCGCCTGCCAAATGGCGAGCGTTTCATGCCTCGCTTTGACCCGCGCGAAGAGCTGGCCCCGCGTGACATCGTGGCCCGCGCCATCGACCACGAGATGAAGCGCCTGGGTGTGGACTGCGTGTACCTGGACATCACCCACAAACCGGCCGATTTCATCATGGGCCACTTCCCTACCGTGTACGAGCGCTGCCTGGCTTTTGGCATCGATATCACCCGCCAGCCTATCCCGGTCGTACCGGCGGCGCACTACACCTGCGGCGGGGTGATGGTCGACGATCGCGGCCATACCGACGTACCGGGCCTGTATGCCATCGGCGAAACCAGCTTCACCGGCCTGCACGGCGCCAACCGTATGGCCAGCAATTCGCTGCTGGAATGCTTTGTCTATGGCCGTGCCGCCGCTGCCGACATCGAGGCACACCTGGAACAAGTGGCCATGCCCAAGGCCCTGCCCGGCTGGGACGCCAGCCAGGTCACCGACTCGGACGAGGACGTGATCATCGCGCACAACTGGGACGAGTTGCGGCGGTTCATGTGGGACTACGTGGGTATCGTGCGTACCAGCAAGCGCCTCCAGCGGGCCCAACACCGCATCCGCCTGCTGCTGGACGAAATCGACGAGTTCTACAGCAACTACAAGGTCAGCCGCGACCTGATCGAACTGCGCAACCTGGCACAGGTGGCCGAGTTGATGATCCTGTCGGCCATGCAGCGCAAGGAAAGCCGCGGGCTGCATTACACCCTGGATTACCCCGGGATGCTTGACGAGGCCAAGGACACCATCCTTAGCCCGCTCTGA
- the mucB gene encoding Sigma factor AlgU regulatory protein MucB (*Name mucB) — MRALPLLSLLIGSCMTVPALAANSSPQASEWLNKLALAEQKQSYQGSFVYERNGSFSTHDIWHRVEDGKVSERLLQLDGAAQEILRVDGKVECVSGTLVSGVTTPPDSAQRVLDPLKLMGWYDLSVAGKSRVAGRDAVIVTLTPRDQHRYAFELHLDRNTGLPLRSLMLNDKGQLLERFQMTRLDTNDLPSDDDLRPSASCKPVQRAAAASNDSVNGWRSDWLPPGFELVNSSVRRDPKHDSTVSSLMYDDGLARFSVFLEPVKDDAGSDMRTQLGPTSAVSRRLNTPKGKVMVTVVGEIPLGTAERVALSMRPQDAQARQ, encoded by the coding sequence ATGCGCGCGCTACCTCTTCTGTCGCTGCTGATTGGCAGCTGCATGACCGTGCCGGCATTGGCAGCCAACTCCTCGCCCCAGGCGAGCGAGTGGCTGAACAAGCTGGCACTAGCCGAGCAAAAGCAGAGTTATCAGGGCTCCTTCGTCTACGAACGCAACGGCAGCTTTTCTACCCACGATATCTGGCACAGGGTCGAGGACGGCAAGGTCAGCGAGCGGCTGTTGCAGCTTGATGGCGCCGCCCAGGAAATCCTGCGCGTGGATGGCAAGGTGGAGTGTGTCAGCGGGACCTTGGTCAGCGGTGTGACGACGCCCCCGGACTCTGCGCAGCGTGTGCTTGATCCACTGAAACTGATGGGCTGGTACGATTTGAGCGTGGCGGGCAAGTCACGGGTCGCCGGGCGCGATGCCGTGATCGTGACGCTCACACCTCGCGACCAGCACCGCTATGCCTTCGAATTGCACCTGGACCGTAACACCGGCTTGCCGCTGCGCTCGTTGATGCTCAACGACAAAGGGCAGTTGCTGGAGCGCTTCCAGATGACCCGCCTCGATACAAATGACCTGCCCAGCGACGATGATCTGCGCCCCAGTGCTTCCTGCAAGCCGGTGCAGCGTGCCGCCGCTGCCAGCAATGACAGCGTCAACGGCTGGCGCTCGGATTGGCTCCCGCCAGGGTTCGAGCTGGTCAACAGCTCGGTGCGGCGCGACCCCAAGCATGACAGCACGGTCAGTAGCCTGATGTATGACGATGGGCTGGCGCGCTTCTCGGTGTTTCTTGAACCCGTAAAGGACGACGCAGGGAGCGACATGCGTACCCAGCTTGGCCCGACCTCGGCAGTTTCGCGACGCCTGAACACGCCCAAGGGCAAGGTGATGGTTACCGTGGTCGGCGAAATACCGCTGGGTACGGCAGAACGCGTCGCGTTGTCGATGCGCCCACAGGATGCCCAGGCGCGCCAGTAA
- the mucA gene encoding Sigma factor AlgU negative regulatory protein (*Name mucA), whose product MSREALQESLSAVMDNEADELELRRVLSAVDDAETRATWSRYQVARAAMHKELLLPNLDIASAVSAALADEAVPAKVNKGPWRSVARLAVAASVTVAVLAGVRMYNQDEITGAELASQQPAQQGLSMPQTQGPAVLAGYSESSEQPTGPMANGVLQNQAGWDQRLPGYLRQHAQESALKGTETALPYARAASLGNPAK is encoded by the coding sequence ATGAGTCGTGAAGCTTTGCAGGAATCGCTGTCCGCGGTGATGGATAACGAAGCGGACGAACTGGAACTGCGTCGGGTGCTCAGCGCCGTAGACGACGCTGAAACCCGTGCCACCTGGTCGCGTTACCAGGTAGCCCGTGCAGCCATGCACAAGGAACTGCTGCTGCCTAACCTGGATATTGCTTCGGCGGTGTCTGCGGCACTGGCTGACGAAGCCGTGCCGGCCAAGGTCAACAAGGGCCCGTGGCGCAGCGTTGCTCGCCTGGCGGTTGCCGCCTCGGTCACCGTTGCGGTGCTGGCAGGCGTGCGGATGTACAACCAGGACGAAATCACCGGTGCCGAGCTGGCATCGCAGCAGCCTGCACAGCAAGGCCTGAGCATGCCACAAACTCAGGGCCCGGCTGTTTTGGCAGGCTATAGTGAGAGCAGTGAGCAACCGACCGGGCCGATGGCCAATGGCGTGCTGCAAAACCAGGCCGGCTGGGATCAGCGTCTGCCGGGCTATCTGCGCCAGCATGCCCAGGAATCAGCGCTCAAAGGCACTGAAACCGCCCTGCCGTATGCCCGTGCCGCCAGCCTGGGAAACCCCGCTAAGTAA
- the tctD gene encoding Transcriptional regulatory protein tctD (*Name tctD) gives MRVLLVEDHLQLAESVAQALKSHGLTVDVLHDGVAADLALASEEYAVVVLDVGLPRMDGFEVLARLRGRGKTVPVLMLTARSDVKDRVHGLNLGADDYLAKPFELTELEARVKALLRRSVLGGERQQRCGPLVYDLDTRRFALGDDNLTLTLREQSVLEALIARPGRVMSKEQLAAQVFGLDEEASPDAIEIYIHRLRKKLDGHPVAIVTFRGLGYLLEHRDA, from the coding sequence ATGCGTGTGCTGCTGGTCGAAGACCACCTGCAACTGGCCGAAAGCGTGGCCCAGGCCTTGAAAAGCCACGGCCTGACCGTGGATGTGCTGCATGACGGCGTGGCTGCCGACCTGGCCCTTGCCAGCGAGGAGTACGCCGTGGTCGTGCTGGATGTGGGCTTGCCGCGCATGGACGGCTTCGAGGTACTGGCGCGCCTGCGCGGCCGTGGCAAGACCGTGCCGGTGCTCATGTTGACTGCGCGCAGCGACGTCAAGGACCGGGTTCATGGCCTGAACCTGGGCGCCGACGACTACCTGGCCAAACCGTTCGAGTTGACCGAGCTGGAAGCACGGGTCAAGGCCTTGCTGCGCCGCAGTGTGCTGGGTGGCGAGCGCCAGCAACGCTGCGGGCCGCTGGTTTACGACCTGGATACCCGGCGCTTCGCCCTTGGCGACGACAACCTGACCCTGACCTTGCGCGAGCAAAGCGTGCTGGAAGCACTGATCGCCCGCCCAGGCCGTGTGATGAGCAAGGAGCAGCTGGCTGCCCAGGTGTTTGGCCTGGACGAAGAAGCCAGCCCCGACGCCATCGAAATCTACATTCACCGCCTGCGCAAGAAGCTCGACGGCCACCCGGTGGCCATTGTCACCTTCCGCGGCCTGGGCTACCTGCTAGAGCACCGCGATGCGTGA
- the ygfZ gene encoding tRNA-modifying protein YgfZ (*Name ygfZ), producing MADSAFFCPLSHEGILAVRGSDAGKFLQGQLTCNINYLSQEHASLGARCMVKGRMQSSFRIVPEGNGYLLAMASELLEAQLADLKKYAVFSKAALTDESAAWARFGLQGGDAALLALGLDVPEGAGSTVRHEGLIAIAVSEGRVELWVPAENADTVRQALAGALSEGSLNDWLLGQVRAGIGQVMGPTRELFIPQMINLQAVDGVSFKKGCYTGQEIVARMQYLGKLKRRQYRLALDQQAIPAPGAEIFSPTHGSSVGEVVIAASNGASCELLAVLSADAVADDNLHLGSLEGPRLQVLTLPYELDRDREIQR from the coding sequence ATGGCCGATTCCGCTTTCTTCTGCCCCCTGTCCCACGAGGGCATCCTCGCCGTCCGCGGCTCCGATGCAGGCAAGTTCCTGCAAGGCCAGCTGACCTGCAACATCAACTACCTCAGCCAGGAACACGCCAGCCTGGGCGCCCGCTGCATGGTCAAGGGGCGCATGCAATCGAGCTTTCGCATAGTGCCCGAAGGCAACGGCTACCTGCTGGCCATGGCCAGCGAACTGCTTGAGGCGCAACTGGCCGACCTGAAGAAATACGCTGTATTTTCCAAGGCCGCGCTGACCGATGAAAGCGCTGCCTGGGCACGCTTTGGTCTGCAAGGCGGTGACGCTGCGCTGCTGGCACTGGGGCTCGACGTGCCCGAAGGCGCCGGCAGTACCGTGCGCCATGAAGGCCTGATCGCCATTGCCGTGTCCGAGGGGCGCGTGGAGCTGTGGGTACCGGCGGAAAACGCCGACACGGTACGCCAGGCCCTCGCCGGCGCCCTGTCTGAAGGCAGCCTGAACGACTGGCTGCTTGGGCAGGTGCGTGCCGGTATCGGTCAGGTCATGGGGCCGACCCGTGAGCTGTTCATCCCGCAGATGATCAACCTGCAGGCCGTCGACGGCGTCAGCTTCAAGAAAGGTTGCTACACCGGCCAGGAAATCGTTGCCCGCATGCAGTACCTGGGCAAGCTCAAACGCCGCCAGTACCGCCTGGCACTGGACCAGCAGGCCATTCCGGCCCCGGGTGCAGAGATCTTCTCACCCACCCATGGTTCGTCGGTCGGTGAAGTGGTCATTGCTGCCAGCAACGGCGCCAGCTGCGAACTGCTCGCAGTGCTCAGCGCCGACGCGGTGGCAGACGACAACCTGCACCTGGGCAGCCTCGAAGGCCCGCGCCTGCAGGTACTGACCCTGCCCTACGAACTGGACCGCGACCGGGAAATCCAGCGCTGA